The following proteins come from a genomic window of Oricola thermophila:
- a CDS encoding CaiB/BaiF CoA transferase family protein has translation MNMMPLAGLRVLELARILAGPWIGQTLADLGADVIKVESPEGDDTRRWGPPFIERDGEKAAAYFHACNRGKRSVTADFRNEDDLALVRRLAAEADVVVENFKLGGLAKFGLDYASLSADNPRLVYCSVTGFGQDGPYAPRAGYDFLVQGMGGIMDLTGDPDGEPQKVGVAFADIFTGLYGVIAIQAALAERERTGKGKHVDMALLDCMTGVLANQAMNYLASGVAPRRMGNAHPNIAPYQTFAVSDGWVIVAVGNDGQFGRLCGVLGLEGVADDPRFATNSERVANRSALTAMISERTGHWRRDDLLAALEEAVVPAGPINTVADVFSDPQVIHRGMRIEPGGVPGVRTPISFAGAPAPVSDRPSPKLGEHSAEIRADGWSR, from the coding sequence ATGAATATGATGCCTCTCGCCGGCCTCCGGGTGCTGGAACTGGCCCGCATTCTCGCGGGACCGTGGATAGGCCAGACGCTCGCCGATCTCGGCGCCGACGTCATCAAGGTCGAAAGCCCCGAGGGCGACGACACGCGGCGCTGGGGGCCGCCCTTCATAGAGCGCGACGGCGAGAAGGCGGCCGCCTATTTCCACGCCTGCAACCGGGGCAAGCGCTCCGTCACAGCCGATTTCCGCAACGAGGACGACCTCGCCCTGGTGCGCCGCCTGGCAGCAGAGGCGGATGTCGTGGTCGAGAATTTCAAGCTGGGAGGGCTCGCCAAGTTCGGCCTCGACTACGCCTCCCTGTCGGCGGACAATCCGCGCCTCGTCTACTGCTCCGTGACCGGTTTCGGCCAGGACGGTCCCTATGCGCCGCGCGCCGGCTACGACTTCCTGGTCCAGGGAATGGGCGGCATCATGGACCTGACCGGCGACCCGGACGGCGAGCCGCAGAAGGTCGGCGTCGCCTTCGCCGACATCTTCACCGGGCTCTACGGCGTCATCGCCATCCAGGCCGCCCTTGCCGAACGGGAGCGAACCGGCAAGGGCAAGCATGTCGACATGGCGCTTTTGGACTGCATGACGGGCGTGCTCGCCAACCAGGCAATGAATTACCTCGCCTCCGGGGTCGCACCGCGCAGGATGGGCAACGCGCATCCCAACATCGCGCCCTACCAGACATTCGCAGTGTCCGACGGCTGGGTGATCGTCGCCGTCGGCAATGACGGCCAGTTCGGCCGGCTGTGCGGCGTGCTCGGACTCGAGGGCGTCGCGGACGACCCGCGGTTTGCCACCAATTCCGAGCGCGTGGCGAACCGGTCCGCCCTCACGGCGATGATCTCGGAAAGAACCGGCCATTGGCGCCGCGACGACCTGCTGGCGGCGCTGGAGGAAGCCGTCGTTCCGGCGGGACCGATCAACACGGTCGCCGACGTGTTTTCCGACCCCCAGGTTATCCACCGCGGCATGCGCATCGAGCCGGGAGGCGTTCCCGGGGTGCGCACGCCGATCAGCTTTGCCGGCGCGCCGGCACCGGTCTCCGACCGCCCCTCGCCAAAACTCGGCGAGCACTCCGCCGAAATCCGGGCAGACGGGTGGAGCCGGTAA
- a CDS encoding amino acid ABC transporter substrate-binding protein, translated as MFKVIFKAAAAAVFIGGTVISPAQAEVGKTLEEVKARGALHCTGHNGSYLGLAEVDDKGNWKGFDIDLCRAVATAIFGDYEGHLKILPTSWAQRWPSIQSGELDVIIKATGWTMGRDTELGLQFSNIYMMAPIKMLVPKELGAQSVKDLDGGTVCVPAGTSTERSVAEYLKANDVTMEFVTTEKTEESEAAYLSGRCDVFAQWDVQLAVVRLKAEDPEAHVILPDTISAEPVAMAVRQGDDSWVDIMNFTLSALLAAEENGITSENVDEMKANPPTPVVGKLLGATPGIGARMGLDDDWAYNVIKKLGNYDELWERNLGQGSPYRLDRGINGLWSDGGVLFPILVD; from the coding sequence ATGTTTAAGGTGATATTCAAGGCGGCGGCTGCCGCTGTGTTCATCGGCGGGACTGTGATTTCGCCCGCGCAGGCAGAAGTCGGAAAGACACTTGAAGAGGTGAAGGCGCGTGGCGCGCTGCATTGCACGGGACACAACGGCTCGTACCTCGGCCTTGCCGAAGTGGACGACAAGGGCAACTGGAAGGGCTTTGACATTGATCTTTGTCGCGCCGTGGCAACTGCCATCTTTGGCGACTATGAAGGTCACTTGAAAATTCTTCCCACCAGCTGGGCGCAGCGCTGGCCATCCATCCAGTCCGGTGAGCTGGATGTCATTATCAAGGCGACCGGCTGGACCATGGGGCGGGATACCGAGCTGGGCTTGCAATTCTCCAACATCTACATGATGGCGCCGATCAAGATGCTGGTACCCAAAGAATTGGGCGCCCAGTCGGTCAAGGATCTCGATGGCGGTACGGTCTGCGTCCCCGCTGGCACCTCCACGGAACGTTCGGTGGCCGAGTATCTGAAGGCCAACGATGTCACGATGGAATTCGTGACCACAGAGAAGACCGAAGAAAGCGAAGCCGCCTATCTCTCCGGTCGTTGTGACGTATTCGCGCAGTGGGATGTGCAGCTTGCCGTGGTTCGGCTCAAAGCGGAAGATCCCGAGGCCCACGTCATCCTGCCGGACACGATTTCCGCTGAGCCGGTCGCCATGGCGGTGCGTCAGGGAGATGATAGCTGGGTCGACATCATGAATTTCACCTTGTCAGCCCTATTGGCTGCCGAGGAAAATGGTATCACCAGCGAGAATGTCGACGAGATGAAGGCGAACCCGCCGACGCCGGTCGTGGGTAAGCTGCTCGGCGCGACCCCGGGAATCGGTGCGCGCATGGGGCTTGATGATGACTGGGCCTACAATGTCATCAAGAAGCTCGGCAACTACGACGAACTCTGGGAGCGCAACCTGGGTCAGGGATCCCCTTACCGTCTCGATCGCGGCATCAACGGCCTGTGGTCCGACGGGGGTGTGCTGTTTCCGATCCTTGTTGACTGA
- a CDS encoding ABC transporter permease subunit (The N-terminal region of this protein, as described by TIGR01726, is a three transmembrane segment that identifies a subfamily of ABC transporter permease subunits, which specificities that include histidine, arginine, glutamine, glutamate, L-cystine (sic), the opines (in Agrobacterium) octopine and nopaline, etc.) — protein MTFASLVTRLGSRRIQAGLAVATVCLLSFLVYSVQQELMRQGIVSGFDFLWRSTGWDISFSLIPYSISDPYWKVLLIGLTNTLFLGFSGLALATLVGVLAGVARTAANPVLNALGTIYVETFRNVPLILQAFFWYAVFTHMPPPRKAIAFADMVFFSSRGLYVPGLNVSDGALALCVLVLVAGIVISLWLRVTRCLKGRGDEYRKLIAFFILLTMGVAVVAIAASGRLEGVPLVTIPELRGLNIKGGFRMTSEFAALLTAMSLYGGAYLGEIIRAGFLAVEPGQIEAAKALGLRPWRIFTLVRLPLAIRAILPTLTNQYVWLIKATTLGVAVGFSDFFLVISTSINQSGQTVELLLLLMGGFLLINYTLGSVMNAINRSIAIKGPSSRK, from the coding sequence ATGACCTTTGCATCACTAGTAACCAGGTTGGGCTCAAGGCGGATTCAGGCCGGGCTGGCGGTCGCCACTGTGTGTTTGCTTTCATTTCTTGTCTATTCCGTCCAGCAGGAGCTGATGAGGCAGGGGATTGTATCCGGCTTCGATTTCCTGTGGCGCAGCACCGGTTGGGATATTAGTTTTTCGCTGATCCCGTATTCGATTAGTGACCCCTACTGGAAGGTCCTGCTGATCGGCCTGACGAATACGCTGTTTCTCGGTTTCTCCGGTTTGGCGCTGGCAACACTTGTCGGCGTTTTGGCGGGTGTGGCGCGCACCGCCGCCAACCCGGTTCTGAACGCTCTGGGCACCATCTACGTGGAAACCTTCCGTAATGTGCCGCTGATCCTGCAGGCGTTTTTCTGGTACGCGGTGTTCACGCACATGCCACCACCGCGCAAGGCGATCGCTTTCGCCGACATGGTATTCTTTTCCTCCCGTGGCCTCTACGTTCCTGGATTGAATGTATCCGACGGTGCGCTGGCGCTGTGTGTCCTGGTGTTGGTCGCCGGCATCGTGATTAGCTTGTGGCTGCGCGTTACACGATGCCTAAAGGGGCGGGGCGACGAGTATCGGAAGCTGATCGCCTTTTTCATTTTACTGACAATGGGCGTCGCTGTGGTTGCGATAGCCGCGTCCGGTCGCCTGGAAGGGGTGCCACTGGTCACTATCCCGGAGTTGCGCGGCCTCAACATTAAGGGTGGCTTCCGCATGACTTCGGAATTTGCGGCCCTTCTTACCGCCATGTCCCTGTACGGCGGCGCCTATCTTGGCGAGATCATCCGGGCGGGCTTCTTGGCCGTGGAGCCGGGACAGATCGAGGCTGCCAAGGCCTTGGGGCTGCGGCCTTGGCGTATTTTTACGCTGGTGCGCCTGCCGCTCGCTATCCGTGCCATTCTGCCGACGCTAACTAACCAGTACGTTTGGCTAATAAAGGCGACGACGCTTGGTGTCGCGGTGGGTTTCTCTGACTTCTTTCTCGTCATATCGACATCGATCAACCAGAGCGGCCAGACAGTCGAGTTGCTTTTGCTGCTGATGGGCGGGTTCTTGTTGATCAACTACACGCTGGGCTCGGTGATGAACGCGATCAACCGTTCAATCGCGATCAAGGGCCCGAGTTCGCGAAAATAG
- a CDS encoding amino acid ABC transporter permease, translating into MSDTTNRDAELNIRPPRQSGLEQFRAAYFGSIPNTLITLGGLLAFIYIGWSLLHWAFLDAIFSVEGGAQACQAAEGACWSVIFARWRLMFFGLYPYEEHWRSALACIIVIGVGVLSCMPAFWSARKLAAMWGGGLLAFIVLMRGGVFGLSLITEEQWGGLSLTIFIFASVALIGMPMAIAFALMRRSAFPFISVPIGLVIDTVRSLPLITILFTVAVVVPVVVPSWLLGDKLYRVIGGMALFFAAYQAEIIRSGIQSLPVGQEEASKALGLSYWQRMTRIILPQAFRRALPPTINQFVITFKETSLIIIVGLFEFLASGNAAYGSGEWAFAYVEVYVFIGLVYFIFVFSLSRYGAYLERLMRVGKL; encoded by the coding sequence ATGTCGGATACGACAAATAGGGATGCCGAACTCAACATCCGGCCCCCGCGCCAGAGTGGTCTGGAGCAGTTCCGCGCGGCATATTTCGGCAGCATTCCTAACACGTTGATCACTCTGGGCGGCCTGTTGGCCTTCATCTACATCGGCTGGTCTCTGCTTCATTGGGCATTTCTGGATGCCATCTTTTCCGTGGAGGGGGGGGCGCAGGCGTGCCAAGCTGCCGAAGGGGCTTGCTGGTCGGTCATCTTCGCGCGCTGGCGATTAATGTTCTTCGGCCTTTACCCTTACGAGGAGCATTGGCGTTCCGCGCTCGCCTGTATCATTGTCATTGGTGTCGGCGTCCTTTCGTGTATGCCCGCTTTCTGGTCGGCGCGAAAGCTAGCGGCGATGTGGGGCGGTGGTCTTTTGGCTTTCATTGTGCTTATGCGGGGCGGTGTCTTCGGGCTTTCCCTGATAACAGAGGAACAATGGGGCGGGCTGTCGCTTACGATTTTCATATTTGCCAGTGTCGCCCTGATCGGCATGCCGATGGCAATCGCGTTTGCGCTGATGCGGCGCTCAGCGTTCCCGTTCATATCTGTGCCCATCGGCCTCGTCATCGATACAGTGCGCTCGCTGCCTCTGATTACGATCCTGTTCACTGTCGCGGTTGTGGTCCCGGTCGTGGTTCCAAGTTGGCTTCTGGGCGACAAGCTGTACCGGGTGATCGGCGGCATGGCGTTATTTTTCGCTGCCTATCAGGCTGAGATCATCCGTAGTGGCATCCAATCTCTGCCTGTCGGACAGGAAGAGGCGTCCAAGGCGCTCGGTCTCAGCTATTGGCAGCGGATGACGCGGATCATTCTGCCGCAGGCGTTTCGTCGGGCGCTCCCACCGACGATCAACCAGTTCGTCATTACTTTCAAGGAAACCTCGTTGATCATCATCGTCGGACTGTTCGAGTTTCTCGCCTCGGGCAATGCCGCCTACGGCTCTGGTGAGTGGGCCTTCGCCTACGTCGAGGTCTACGTGTTCATCGGGTTGGTTTATTTCATCTTCGTATTCAGCCTGTCGCGTTACGGTGCGTATTTGGAGCGGCTGATGCGTGTGGGCAAGCTGTAG
- a CDS encoding amino acid ABC transporter ATP-binding protein, with amino-acid sequence MLMKNENAIEVRRLNKYYQQHHALRDVSLSVRNGERIVICGPSGSGKSTLIRCMNQLEKHQSGDIVLLGNHIVEGGSGMDAIRSEVGMVFQHFNLFPHMTILENCILAPMLVRKLPRAEAVERAMMFLERVHIPEQADKYPGELSGGQQQRVAIARSLCMMPRIMLFDEPTSALDPEMISEVLDVMIELAMDGQTMVCVTHEMSFARKVADRIVFMDKGQIIEEAEPGVFFTAPEHPRTREFLSQVMSH; translated from the coding sequence ATGCTGATGAAAAACGAAAACGCTATCGAGGTGAGGCGGCTGAACAAATACTATCAACAGCACCACGCTCTTCGCGATGTTTCTTTGTCCGTGCGCAACGGTGAACGTATCGTCATTTGTGGGCCGTCGGGCTCGGGCAAGTCAACGCTGATCCGTTGCATGAACCAGTTGGAAAAGCACCAGTCAGGCGACATTGTACTGCTTGGCAATCACATTGTTGAGGGCGGATCGGGGATGGACGCCATCCGATCTGAAGTTGGCATGGTTTTCCAACATTTCAACTTGTTCCCGCACATGACGATCTTGGAGAACTGCATTCTCGCCCCGATGCTGGTGCGCAAGTTGCCCCGCGCTGAGGCTGTCGAGCGGGCAATGATGTTTCTGGAGCGAGTACACATTCCCGAACAGGCCGACAAGTATCCGGGCGAGTTGTCGGGCGGTCAGCAGCAGCGTGTCGCCATCGCTCGCTCGCTGTGCATGATGCCGCGGATCATGTTGTTCGACGAACCCACTTCTGCCCTTGATCCGGAGATGATCTCCGAGGTCCTCGATGTGATGATTGAACTTGCCATGGATGGCCAGACGATGGTCTGCGTGACCCACGAGATGTCGTTTGCCCGCAAGGTCGCGGATCGCATCGTATTCATGGACAAGGGGCAGATCATCGAGGAAGCCGAACCGGGCGTGTTCTTCACCGCGCCCGAACATCCAAGAACAAGGGAATTTTTAAGTCAGGTTATGTCGCATTGA
- a CDS encoding GntR family transcriptional regulator, with protein sequence MSSALDSFTPVERKETLGAMVRDQLRSAIMAGQFKPGEKLTIRAVANALNVSLTPAREALYNLVAEGALESRPNGTVCVPEIDEKRLREVSRIRIALEGLAAREAVTGLTAEIVRDLERINEDLIKADAVKDYAALRTLNWKFHFTIYQAANMPQLSKMIENCWLMIGSYLNVLYPEYGKVKVGIDIHRDIIKAIKSRDADKLEAAIAKDIRSSSEWLASMIHSRAEAGATKE encoded by the coding sequence ATGTCTTCTGCACTAGACAGTTTTACACCGGTCGAGCGCAAGGAAACGCTTGGTGCCATGGTGCGGGACCAGTTGCGTTCCGCCATTATGGCCGGCCAGTTCAAGCCCGGCGAAAAGCTTACTATTCGTGCTGTTGCCAACGCTCTCAACGTTAGCCTGACGCCAGCGCGCGAGGCGCTATATAACCTCGTTGCCGAGGGGGCATTGGAGTCACGTCCGAACGGTACGGTCTGTGTGCCCGAGATCGACGAGAAGCGGCTGCGGGAGGTGTCCCGCATCCGAATTGCGCTGGAAGGGCTTGCTGCGCGCGAGGCGGTAACCGGATTGACCGCGGAGATCGTGCGCGACCTCGAGCGTATCAACGAGGATCTGATCAAGGCAGACGCGGTCAAGGATTACGCTGCGTTGCGGACCCTCAATTGGAAGTTTCACTTCACGATCTACCAAGCTGCCAATATGCCGCAGCTCAGCAAGATGATCGAAAACTGCTGGCTGATGATCGGCTCCTACCTCAACGTGCTGTATCCGGAATACGGCAAGGTCAAAGTAGGCATCGACATTCATCGCGATATCATCAAGGCGATAAAGTCCAGGGATGCGGACAAGCTGGAAGCGGCGATCGCCAAGGACATCCGTTCGTCGAGTGAGTGGCTTGCGAGCATGATTCATAGCAGGGCCGAAGCTGGCGCCACGAAAGAATAG
- a CDS encoding thiamine pyrophosphate-dependent dehydrogenase E1 component subunit alpha has product MAGFVLSVNDACGARSLCVTCYNKNSVERVYMKNSPSIDEQIEMYRKMHVVRQLEERLGLLHKEGRTRGPIHRCDGQEAIGVGATAMLTDDDYVMSTHRGHAHYIGKGLDVYPVVAEIFGRATGSCGGRAGHMLVADASKGMIGGNAIVGAGIPAAAGAALSIQMLGRNSVSMCIFGDGAAQTGICHEAMNMASLWKLPVIFVLEHNQYGLTVDTNMQSSVDDISIRAAGYAIPSIIVDGNDVVAVYRAVAEMTERARRGEGPGMVEAKTYRLEGFSTSDMGGYQSPEDIADWKKRDPLKIAYEALKKPVGEDALAKLAASAAEEVSTAFEKALSDPMPEFEVFRPHAAYGEVA; this is encoded by the coding sequence ATGGCCGGCTTTGTTTTGTCCGTGAATGATGCTTGCGGCGCTCGTTCGTTATGTGTTACATGTTATAACAAAAATAGCGTGGAACGGGTTTATATGAAGAATTCCCCATCAATCGACGAGCAAATTGAGATGTATCGCAAGATGCACGTCGTTCGACAGCTCGAGGAGCGGTTGGGCTTGCTGCATAAGGAAGGTAGGACGCGTGGGCCGATTCACCGTTGTGATGGTCAGGAAGCAATCGGCGTCGGTGCCACCGCGATGCTTACTGACGATGACTACGTCATGAGTACGCATCGTGGTCACGCCCACTACATCGGCAAGGGGCTGGACGTGTATCCAGTCGTCGCCGAGATATTCGGCCGTGCCACAGGTAGCTGCGGCGGCCGGGCAGGTCATATGCTCGTTGCAGATGCATCCAAGGGCATGATCGGAGGCAATGCTATCGTTGGTGCGGGGATCCCCGCTGCTGCCGGTGCGGCCCTTTCGATTCAGATGCTTGGGCGAAACTCGGTTTCAATGTGCATCTTCGGCGACGGGGCCGCCCAGACCGGCATATGCCACGAGGCGATGAATATGGCGAGCCTATGGAAGTTGCCGGTCATCTTCGTGCTCGAGCACAATCAGTATGGCCTGACTGTTGATACCAATATGCAATCTTCAGTGGATGATATTAGCATTCGCGCCGCTGGATACGCGATTCCCTCGATTATCGTCGATGGCAACGATGTCGTGGCGGTCTATCGTGCCGTTGCCGAGATGACCGAGCGTGCCCGCCGCGGCGAAGGGCCAGGTATGGTAGAGGCCAAGACCTACCGGCTGGAAGGTTTCTCCACCTCTGACATGGGGGGGTACCAATCCCCCGAAGACATTGCGGACTGGAAGAAACGGGATCCGCTGAAGATCGCCTATGAGGCCCTGAAGAAGCCGGTCGGAGAGGATGCGCTGGCCAAGCTGGCGGCTTCCGCTGCTGAAGAGGTTTCCACCGCGTTCGAGAAGGCCCTTTCGGACCCGATGCCGGAGTTCGAGGTATTCCGTCCCCACGCGGCATATGGCGAGGTTGCATGA
- a CDS encoding alpha-ketoacid dehydrogenase subunit beta — protein sequence MMALMRYAEALNAALREEMTRDETVFLFGEDIGRYGGVFKVTRDLQNEFGALRVRDTPISEQAMTAMAVSAAMTGTRPVLEIMYADFLPLTLDALVNQASIYEYIWNGQVKMPFVLRTQGGGGAGAGAQHSKALDSMLAHIPGIKVVAPADPADAKGMLKSAIRDDQPVVFLEHKLLYNLRSDVPEGDDVLVPLGKAKVVREGADISIFATSRMVHESIKAAELLQEKGVNAEVIDLRSLKPLDLEAIKISLAKTNNAVVVNEGWAFCGYGAELSATIMDHCFDDLDAPVARVSLPDMPIPYSEPLEMAVLPNAEKIVAASLKTLA from the coding sequence ATGATGGCGTTGATGCGGTATGCGGAGGCGCTCAATGCGGCGCTGCGCGAGGAAATGACGCGTGATGAAACGGTGTTCCTGTTCGGTGAAGACATCGGGCGTTACGGCGGCGTGTTCAAGGTTACACGTGATCTGCAGAATGAGTTCGGAGCTTTGCGTGTACGAGATACGCCGATTTCCGAGCAGGCGATGACAGCGATGGCCGTGAGTGCGGCAATGACAGGTACGCGGCCGGTGCTCGAAATCATGTATGCCGATTTCTTGCCCCTGACACTCGATGCGCTGGTGAACCAGGCTTCGATCTACGAGTATATCTGGAATGGTCAGGTAAAGATGCCTTTCGTCCTGCGTACACAGGGTGGTGGTGGTGCCGGAGCGGGTGCGCAACACTCCAAGGCGCTCGATTCCATGCTCGCGCATATTCCCGGCATCAAGGTTGTCGCCCCTGCCGATCCCGCTGACGCGAAAGGCATGCTGAAATCCGCGATTCGTGACGACCAGCCTGTGGTCTTCCTTGAGCACAAGTTGCTCTACAATCTGCGCTCCGATGTGCCGGAAGGCGACGATGTGTTGGTACCCCTGGGTAAGGCCAAGGTGGTGCGCGAGGGTGCCGATATTTCAATCTTCGCGACCTCGCGCATGGTGCACGAGAGCATCAAGGCGGCCGAACTTCTTCAGGAGAAGGGTGTCAACGCCGAAGTGATCGATCTTCGCTCGCTCAAGCCGCTTGACCTTGAGGCGATCAAGATATCGCTGGCCAAGACAAACAACGCCGTCGTCGTCAACGAGGGGTGGGCCTTTTGTGGCTATGGCGCGGAACTGTCCGCGACAATTATGGATCATTGTTTCGATGATTTGGATGCACCGGTCGCGCGTGTTTCCCTACCTGATATGCCCATTCCCTATAGCGAGCCGCTGGAAATGGCCGTTTTGCCGAATGCCGAAAAGATCGTCGCGGCATCCCTGAAAACACTGGCGTGA
- a CDS encoding alpha/beta fold hydrolase, giving the protein MSHPIMLDSAGGEYMESVVVVEWKHQPGDKVDAGEVVVVVETAKAASEIEADHSGYLAEVFYRPGEEAPIGAVLGNISDEKPDVAEQPVQSRAATPHAQASASASQPATEQPAHAAAVAVRSPGSRIVASPLARRVARERGIDLARIAGSGPRGRIRLRDLDDAAAVQPSAPSIAAATDRMPVVFLHGFGADKSSWSRVVPLIDRSVEPVLVDLPGHGSSTHAPEANFEAVVTAVAEELEGRGITRAHFVGHSLGGAVALATWGLGRIAVNSMCLIAPAGLGPEINGGFIDGLINARSVPSLEPWLDVMTGHDFALPDGYAQVLLRQWQQADTQAKLRHMAAGIFPDGTQSMGLTDLLADLPVPAKIIWGLGDRIIPSAHAFHAPGTVALHLLKGAGHVPQLETPQVTARLINELLRNG; this is encoded by the coding sequence ATGTCTCATCCGATCATGCTCGATAGCGCTGGCGGCGAATACATGGAAAGCGTCGTCGTGGTTGAGTGGAAACATCAGCCTGGTGATAAGGTCGACGCAGGCGAAGTCGTCGTCGTTGTTGAAACTGCGAAGGCGGCGTCGGAAATCGAGGCCGATCATTCCGGTTATCTTGCAGAAGTCTTCTACCGGCCCGGCGAGGAGGCGCCCATTGGCGCTGTCCTTGGCAATATCAGCGACGAGAAGCCGGATGTGGCGGAGCAGCCGGTGCAAAGCCGAGCCGCGACTCCGCACGCCCAGGCCTCCGCTTCCGCGTCGCAGCCTGCCACGGAACAGCCGGCCCACGCCGCGGCCGTGGCCGTGCGCTCGCCGGGCTCTCGCATCGTAGCCTCGCCGCTGGCGCGGCGGGTTGCTCGCGAACGCGGCATAGATCTTGCGCGCATAGCCGGGTCCGGCCCGCGCGGTCGCATCAGGTTGCGCGATCTTGACGATGCCGCCGCGGTGCAGCCTTCCGCGCCTTCGATTGCAGCGGCCACGGACCGGATGCCGGTCGTGTTCCTGCACGGTTTCGGGGCCGACAAGTCCAGCTGGAGCCGTGTCGTGCCGCTGATCGACCGGTCCGTGGAGCCGGTCCTGGTCGACCTGCCCGGACACGGTTCCTCGACGCACGCGCCGGAGGCCAATTTCGAAGCGGTGGTAACCGCGGTTGCGGAGGAACTGGAGGGACGCGGCATCACCCGTGCACACTTCGTCGGGCATTCTCTCGGCGGAGCGGTGGCTCTGGCGACGTGGGGCCTCGGCCGCATCGCGGTCAACTCCATGTGCCTGATCGCGCCTGCAGGCCTTGGCCCGGAAATCAACGGCGGTTTCATCGACGGGTTGATCAATGCGCGTAGCGTACCAAGCCTGGAGCCATGGCTCGATGTCATGACCGGGCACGATTTTGCCTTGCCCGACGGCTATGCCCAGGTGCTCCTGCGCCAGTGGCAGCAGGCCGATACCCAAGCCAAGTTGCGGCACATGGCGGCCGGAATCTTTCCCGATGGCACGCAGTCGATGGGGCTGACAGATCTGTTGGCGGATCTCCCCGTTCCCGCCAAGATCATATGGGGACTCGGCGACCGCATCATTCCGTCTGCGCATGCCTTTCATGCGCCCGGCACCGTGGCTCTGCATCTTCTGAAGGGAGCCGGACATGTCCCACAACTCGAGACCCCGCAGGTGACCGCGCGGCTCATCAACGAACTCTTGCGAAACGGCTAG
- the proC gene encoding pyrroline-5-carboxylate reductase produces the protein MDKNILLVGCGNMGFAMLQGWLSLDDAPRVRVVEPAQGLRGRLADLPVEVHAHPDEFPAGYEADIVVFAIKPQLFADVLPAYSSRVGEGAVFLSVAAGVTSEAIAALLGGKPAIVRCMPNTPAAIGQGVMAVYANARVTPEQIDAAKVLLGSCGMVVEVEEEGLMDAVTAVSGSGPAYVFNFIEALARAGEKAGLPADLSARMALKTVEGAARLATQAEDDPATLRRKVTSPGGTTAAALAVLMADDGLSPLLEKAVGAARDRSVELGRTN, from the coding sequence TTGGACAAGAACATTCTTCTCGTCGGTTGCGGCAATATGGGCTTTGCCATGCTGCAAGGCTGGCTGTCGCTGGACGACGCGCCACGGGTCCGCGTGGTAGAGCCCGCGCAGGGCCTGCGCGGGCGTCTTGCCGATCTGCCGGTTGAAGTTCATGCGCATCCGGATGAATTTCCCGCCGGATACGAGGCGGACATCGTCGTGTTCGCGATCAAGCCGCAGCTATTCGCCGACGTGCTTCCCGCCTATTCGTCGCGGGTAGGCGAAGGCGCCGTGTTCCTCTCCGTTGCCGCCGGCGTGACCTCAGAAGCGATTGCCGCCTTGCTGGGTGGTAAACCCGCGATCGTGCGCTGCATGCCGAATACGCCGGCGGCGATCGGTCAAGGCGTCATGGCGGTCTATGCCAATGCTCGCGTCACGCCGGAACAGATCGATGCCGCGAAGGTTCTGCTCGGTTCCTGCGGCATGGTCGTCGAGGTGGAAGAGGAAGGGCTGATGGACGCGGTGACTGCGGTTTCCGGTTCCGGCCCTGCCTACGTGTTCAATTTCATCGAGGCGTTGGCGCGCGCCGGCGAAAAGGCCGGGCTGCCGGCGGATCTATCTGCGCGCATGGCGCTGAAAACGGTGGAGGGTGCCGCCCGTCTTGCCACTCAGGCTGAAGACGATCCGGCGACCTTGCGGCGGAAGGTTACCAGTCCCGGCGGCACTACGGCTGCCGCACTCGCAGTTCTCATGGCCGATGACGGGCTGTCGCCGCTGCTAGAAAAAGCGGTCGGTGCAGCACGTGATCGATCGGTCGAGCTGGGCCGGACGAATTGA